The following coding sequences lie in one Halomonas sp. 'Soap Lake #6' genomic window:
- the soxR gene encoding redox-sensitive transcriptional activator SoxR, which produces MADAIWSVGMVAKRCGIKVSTLHYYEQQGLIHSWRNAGNQRRYKPEVLRRISVIKAAQKVGVSLEEIKQAFESLPNNRTPTVEDWKRLSKNWQQMLDGRIAYLQTLRDNLAGCIGCGCLSMTNCPLYNPDDKLAALGSGPVILDQAEQRAGAHQEPNTSS; this is translated from the coding sequence ATGGCTGATGCTATTTGGAGCGTCGGAATGGTAGCAAAGCGCTGCGGCATTAAGGTCAGCACCTTGCATTATTACGAGCAGCAAGGCCTGATCCACAGCTGGCGTAATGCGGGTAACCAGCGACGTTATAAGCCAGAAGTGCTCAGGAGAATTTCAGTAATTAAAGCAGCACAGAAAGTAGGCGTTAGCCTGGAAGAGATTAAACAGGCCTTTGAATCATTACCCAATAACCGCACACCAACGGTTGAGGACTGGAAGCGCCTTTCTAAAAACTGGCAGCAGATGCTTGATGGCCGTATTGCTTATCTGCAAACGCTACGCGATAACCTGGCTGGCTGCATCGGCTGTGGTTGCCTAAGCATGACTAATTGCCCGCTCTATAACCCAGATGACAAACTGGCCGCATTAGGCAGTGGCCCGGTGATTCTGGATCAGGCAGAGCAACGGGCGGGAGCACACCAAGAACCAAATACCAGTTCATAG
- a CDS encoding GNAT family N-acetyltransferase, with product MIRKYREADIGQILDIWLSASIKAHSFVGSRFWESKVSEMRDVYIPASETFVFESGDQIVGFYSLYGNTLAAVFVSPGLQGKGIGSALIDDAKSRRECLQLTVYSDNAPSIHFYKKHGFISLGEQIDEQTGQPEFVMECYC from the coding sequence ATGATTCGCAAATACCGGGAGGCAGATATTGGCCAAATTTTGGATATCTGGCTTTCAGCATCAATTAAAGCTCACTCCTTTGTTGGATCAAGGTTTTGGGAATCAAAGGTTAGCGAAATGCGTGATGTATACATCCCTGCATCGGAGACCTTTGTATTTGAGTCAGGGGATCAGATAGTTGGATTCTACAGCCTATACGGAAATACGTTGGCTGCAGTTTTTGTGTCTCCAGGCTTGCAGGGTAAAGGTATAGGGTCTGCGCTGATCGATGATGCCAAGAGCAGAAGGGAGTGTTTGCAACTGACGGTCTACAGTGATAATGCTCCAAGTATCCACTTTTACAAGAAACATGGGTTTATTTCATTGGGCGAGCAAATTGATGAACAGACTGGCCAGCCAGAGTTCGTCATGGAGTGTTACTGTTAA
- a CDS encoding ArsR/SmtB family transcription factor — MTTDKNDVFKALADPCRRELLDRLREDDGQSLSELCKRMSISRQGVAKHLAHLEAANLVTIRWQGREKLHYLNPVPIQQIYERWIGKFERNRLQALDTLKKALEEN; from the coding sequence ATGACTACTGATAAGAACGATGTTTTCAAAGCGCTTGCTGATCCTTGTCGCCGAGAGTTACTTGATCGCCTGCGCGAAGATGATGGACAGTCATTGAGCGAGCTTTGTAAGCGTATGTCGATTAGCCGCCAAGGTGTGGCAAAGCATTTGGCACACCTAGAAGCGGCAAACCTGGTCACTATTCGGTGGCAAGGCAGGGAAAAACTGCACTACTTGAACCCAGTGCCGATTCAACAGATCTACGAGCGCTGGATTGGCAAGTTTGAGCGTAACCGCCTGCAGGCATTGGATACGCTGAAGAAAGCGCTTGAGGAGAATTGA
- a CDS encoding VOC family protein, protein MRKDVGFTHIALSSSNLDKSIDFYQRYAHMSVVHERIDKEIDKRVVWLSDKTRPFVLVLVQSSKPVPILGPFAHLGVGCSSKSKVDHLCDQARREGILSKEATDSGYPVGYWAFINDPDGHILEVSYGQEIGLTVENLQA, encoded by the coding sequence ATGAGGAAAGATGTCGGCTTTACACACATTGCGTTATCATCAAGCAACTTAGATAAGAGTATCGATTTTTATCAGCGCTATGCCCACATGTCTGTAGTGCATGAACGAATAGATAAAGAAATTGACAAACGGGTTGTCTGGTTGTCAGATAAGACTCGCCCATTTGTGCTAGTGCTAGTTCAAAGTAGCAAGCCGGTTCCTATATTAGGGCCTTTTGCCCACCTGGGAGTTGGCTGTAGTAGTAAGAGCAAGGTTGATCATTTATGTGACCAAGCCAGACGTGAAGGAATATTGTCCAAAGAAGCCACTGATAGTGGCTACCCTGTGGGTTATTGGGCATTTATTAATGATCCTGATGGCCATATCTTAGAAGTTTCATATGGGCAAGAGATTGGTTTGACGGTTGAAAACTTGCAAGCTTGA
- a CDS encoding flavodoxin family protein, translating to MNVAVVFHSASGSTKQLARAVAAGAAVSDVEVTMAEIVGADIIEGRFHNTKLLQQLDNADALVFGSPTYMGCVSAQFKAFSDATSELWANQSWANKIAAGFTIGANLSGDQLNTLQYMQVFASQHGMLWAGLDIPGNYDPEMRNRLGAQSGLIAHSVDGVLDETDLLAARYLGQRVAQVSKRLITGNNPLWFYF from the coding sequence ATGAACGTCGCCGTCGTTTTCCATTCCGCTTCGGGCAGTACCAAGCAGCTTGCACGGGCTGTTGCTGCTGGTGCGGCGGTGTCCGATGTTGAAGTGACCATGGCAGAAATTGTTGGCGCGGATATTATCGAAGGACGTTTTCACAATACCAAACTGCTGCAGCAATTAGATAATGCTGATGCATTGGTCTTTGGCTCACCCACCTATATGGGCTGCGTATCAGCGCAGTTTAAAGCCTTTAGTGATGCCACAAGTGAGCTGTGGGCCAACCAATCATGGGCAAATAAAATTGCTGCTGGCTTTACCATTGGTGCCAACTTAAGCGGCGATCAGTTGAATACACTTCAGTACATGCAAGTATTTGCGAGTCAGCATGGCATGCTATGGGCAGGTTTGGATATCCCAGGCAACTACGATCCAGAAATGCGTAATAGACTGGGTGCTCAGTCAGGGCTTATTGCTCATTCAGTAGATGGCGTATTAGATGAAACAGACTTACTTGCCGCTCGTTATTTAGGCCAGAGAGTGGCGCAAGTTAGCAAAAGATTGATAACAGGAAACAACCCGTTATGGTTTTACTTTTGA
- a CDS encoding GNAT family N-acetyltransferase has product MFPKEGRSKEWSPVSWHSIAYSEANDPIGHIGFDRFEVLINAVPCSVIGIGEVVVRPEYQGQSIPALLFNEVHHQASKHLGAEIFTLFCPPRLVSYYGKHGYQRHSGAVYFLQQGEKVLSTFEFMHHGDLAAVGEVVLQSEPW; this is encoded by the coding sequence GTGTTTCCTAAAGAGGGGCGTAGTAAAGAGTGGTCGCCTGTTTCCTGGCATAGCATCGCTTACTCGGAAGCGAATGATCCTATTGGTCATATTGGCTTTGATCGTTTTGAAGTGTTAATTAATGCTGTGCCATGTTCAGTGATTGGTATTGGCGAGGTTGTCGTGAGGCCAGAATATCAAGGGCAAAGCATTCCAGCTTTACTGTTTAATGAAGTACATCATCAGGCAAGCAAGCATTTGGGAGCTGAAATATTTACTCTTTTTTGTCCGCCTCGACTAGTGTCTTATTACGGAAAACATGGTTACCAGCGGCACTCTGGTGCCGTTTATTTTCTGCAGCAAGGTGAGAAAGTGCTTTCTACCTTCGAGTTCATGCATCATGGCGACTTAGCTGCAGTTGGAGAGGTGGTTTTACAAAGCGAACCTTGGTGA
- a CDS encoding VOC family protein, whose translation MYLEHVNLVVADMDAMLDFYRAAFPHWRVRDEGHGEWYGKPRKWVHFGDDAHYLALSDHGEGENRDLTGHSVGLAHFAYVTDNLDAVVARLNNAGYAIAKPGATEPFRKNVYFVDPAGFEVEFVEYLSDIPAERNLNRDALQPAAQGNTQQRKGEV comes from the coding sequence ATGTACTTAGAACACGTTAATCTGGTGGTTGCTGACATGGATGCCATGTTGGATTTTTACCGCGCAGCCTTCCCGCACTGGCGGGTGCGGGATGAAGGCCATGGTGAGTGGTATGGCAAACCACGCAAATGGGTGCACTTCGGTGACGATGCTCATTACCTGGCGTTAAGCGATCACGGCGAAGGGGAGAACCGCGATTTGACGGGCCATAGCGTTGGGCTGGCCCATTTTGCATACGTGACCGATAACCTTGATGCCGTTGTGGCCAGGTTAAATAACGCTGGTTATGCCATTGCCAAACCTGGTGCCACAGAGCCGTTTCGCAAAAATGTCTATTTTGTCGATCCGGCCGGTTTTGAAGTGGAGTTTGTTGAGTATTTGAGTGACATCCCGGCCGAGCGGAACTTAAACCGCGATGCTCTGCAGCCCGCAGCTCAGGGAAATACTCAGCAGCGGAAGGGGGAGGTGTAA
- a CDS encoding NUDIX hydrolase: MLEVETRKSSRLIIVDEEGHLLLFLYKDEHHAPFWATVGGELKPGESYVEAAKRELYEETGLTQDIGEILRERDDVYAVARSVPARWLEQYFLVKWPANREVFAAKWTDEEKSTIQSWKWWSLDELLENEASLFKPDWIPDLLRSVLHRKYLLNDSQ; this comes from the coding sequence GTGTTAGAAGTGGAGACCAGAAAATCATCACGGTTAATAATTGTTGATGAAGAGGGGCATTTGCTACTGTTTTTATACAAAGACGAGCACCATGCGCCATTTTGGGCAACCGTTGGCGGTGAGCTAAAACCAGGCGAGAGCTACGTTGAGGCCGCGAAACGCGAGTTATACGAGGAAACCGGGTTAACACAAGACATCGGTGAAATTCTAAGAGAGCGGGACGACGTCTATGCCGTTGCAAGGTCGGTGCCAGCACGTTGGCTTGAGCAGTACTTCCTGGTTAAATGGCCTGCAAACAGAGAGGTATTTGCTGCAAAGTGGACTGATGAGGAAAAGAGCACGATTCAATCGTGGAAATGGTGGAGCTTGGACGAACTACTCGAAAACGAAGCCTCTCTCTTCAAACCTGATTGGATTCCTGATTTGCTTCGCTCTGTGCTGCACAGAAAATACTTATTAAATGATTCTCAATGA